CGGACCAGACGTGCCGGGTTTCCTACCGGGAGCTTGAGAAGCGCGCAAAGGCGCTCGGCAGCAGAATTGCCGGATATGGTTACCGGAATCAGCCGGTGGTGGTGGCGACCAATCACTCGGCAGAGTGCCTTGTCACCTTTCTGGCTGTCGTATACAGCGGAAATTTTTATGTTCCGGTGGATGTGAAGCTGCCTGCGGCGCGTATCCGTGCGATTCTGGAGGTTACGCAGCCGGCGCTTGTCATTGTTCCGCAGAAGGAGATGGAGAAATTCCAGGAATTTGTGCCGGAGGATAAGCTGCTCATCCGCGAGGAGCAGCAGGGGCTGCAGGCGGATGAGGCGCTGCTGGCGGACATCCGGAGACGTCATCTGGATACAGACCCGCTGTATGTGATATTTACCTCCGGCTCTACGGGTGTGCCGAAGGGGGTGCTTATCTGCCACCGCTCGGTAATCGACCTTGCGGAGCAGTTTGCGGAAGCGTTTCAGTTTGATGAGACGGAGGTATTTGCCAATCAGGCGCCCTTCGATTTTGACGTGTCAGTAAAGGATATTTACTGCACGCTGCGCAACGCGGCGTCGCTGTACATTGTGCCGCAGGCGATGTTTTCCATGCCGAAGGGGCTGGTGCCTTATTTAAATGAGCATAAGGTGACGACGATTATCTGGGCGGTATCGGCGCTGAGTATCCTCTCATCCATGAAGGTGCTGGAAAAGAGCAGACCGCTTTATCTGAAGAAGGTGATGTTCTCCGGGGAAGTGATGCCCATGAAGGTGCTGAACGACTGGAAGCGGCAGCTCCCGGACGCCATGTATGTCAATCTGTACGGACCGACGGAGATTACCTGCAACTGTACCTATTATATACTGGACAGGGAGTTTTCCGACCAGGAGACGCTGCCGATCGGAGGCGCTTTTCCGAATACGGAGATTCTTCTGCTGGATGAGAAGGGACAGGAGGTGGCGGATGGAGAGACCGGTGAGATCTGTGTGCGGGGAACCTGTCTCTCGCACGGCTATTACCGCAATCCGGAGGCGACGGAGGCGGCGTTCAGACAGAACCCGCGCAACACATCATATCCGGAGAAGATTTATCATACGGGCGATTACGGGCGCAGAAATGAGCAGGGTCTGCTGATGTTTGCCGCCAGGCGCGACTGGCAGATCAAGCACATGGGGCACCGTATCGAGCTTTCGGAGATTGAAAGCGCCGTCAATGCGTTTCCGTGGATCGTGCGCTGCTGCTGCCAGTATGATGAGGCGAAGGGAAAAATTGTTCTTATCTACCAGGCAGAGGAGCCGTGCGACGGCAGGATTATCAGAGAGCTGCAGAATTATCTGCCCAAATATATGTGCCCGAACCGTCTTATCTGGATGAAGCAGATGCCGATGAACCAGCGCGGGAAAACAGACCGCGTATTTCTGAAGCAGAGGTTTATTGAACAGGCAGGAGAGGATCTGTGCAAAGAGGCGGTGCTGCTGGGCGGCGGCAAAGCGGCAGAGCAGTGGAAGCAGGCGCTGACCGGGCGGGGCGTTCACTGCGTGAGTCTGGATATGGAGGACGATGCGGCAGAGACGTATCTCTCCCAGATATGCACGCCCACGCTGGTCGGGGAGTTCTGCGAGGACTGCCGGCTGCCGCAGAGCGTGCTGGATAATCCCTATCTTTTCTTTGCAGAAGAGAAAGAGACGGGAGGTGAGGCATGATGGAGAAGATGACCTCCGCAGAGCTGTTTGGCGGACGGGTGAGGGAATTTAAAAAGAAAAACCGTCCGGTTGTCACCAACTGCTTTTTCGTGCCGTCCGAGGTGGAGGATATGGTCCGGCAGGAGAAGCTGTATGTGGAGGAAACGGAAGGCGCCCTCTGCATCCAGGTGCGGGAGACGTATTACAGCCGCCTGTACTATTACATGAGGGCGGACGCAGAGCTTCCGGCGCTTTCAGACTGGAAGCAGCCGGTGATTCTGGATACGGTGTTCCGCGGGGACGAGACGGCGGCGCTGGAAAAATGCGGGGTTTCCCGCTGGTGCGCGCACGGCTTTGCGCCGTATAAGCGTTATCGCAGAATGGAATGCGCAAAAGAGGACTTCTGCCCGCCGGCGGACCAGACGGAGAAGCTCGCCGCATATCCAATCGTGCCGCTTGCGCCGGAGGATTATCCGGCGGTGGCAGCGCTGTGGGAGAGCAGCCTGGATATTTACAGCACCCTGCTTCCGGGAGCGGCGGAGTTTGCCGGATACTGTGAAAAAAAGCAGGTAATCGGTATGCGGCTGCCGGACGGGACGGCGGGGGCGGTGATCATGGCGCTTCCGAAAGGAAAGACGGGTTTTATGCAGCACCTGGTCGTAAGCAGCGGCTTTCGCGGGCTTGGCATGGGAAGAACGCTTTTTTGCGGCGCGACGGAGTACCTTCTGAC
This is a stretch of genomic DNA from Marvinbryantia formatexigens DSM 14469. It encodes these proteins:
- a CDS encoding amino acid adenylation domain-containing protein — encoded protein: MITNVLDYLERSAARFPEKTAFADQTCRVSYRELEKRAKALGSRIAGYGYRNQPVVVATNHSAECLVTFLAVVYSGNFYVPVDVKLPAARIRAILEVTQPALVIVPQKEMEKFQEFVPEDKLLIREEQQGLQADEALLADIRRRHLDTDPLYVIFTSGSTGVPKGVLICHRSVIDLAEQFAEAFQFDETEVFANQAPFDFDVSVKDIYCTLRNAASLYIVPQAMFSMPKGLVPYLNEHKVTTIIWAVSALSILSSMKVLEKSRPLYLKKVMFSGEVMPMKVLNDWKRQLPDAMYVNLYGPTEITCNCTYYILDREFSDQETLPIGGAFPNTEILLLDEKGQEVADGETGEICVRGTCLSHGYYRNPEATEAAFRQNPRNTSYPEKIYHTGDYGRRNEQGLLMFAARRDWQIKHMGHRIELSEIESAVNAFPWIVRCCCQYDEAKGKIVLIYQAEEPCDGRIIRELQNYLPKYMCPNRLIWMKQMPMNQRGKTDRVFLKQRFIEQAGEDLCKEAVLLGGGKAAEQWKQALTGRGVHCVSLDMEDDAAETYLSQICTPTLVGEFCEDCRLPQSVLDNPYLFFAEEKETGGEA
- a CDS encoding GNAT family N-acetyltransferase, translated to MMEKMTSAELFGGRVREFKKKNRPVVTNCFFVPSEVEDMVRQEKLYVEETEGALCIQVRETYYSRLYYYMRADAELPALSDWKQPVILDTVFRGDETAALEKCGVSRWCAHGFAPYKRYRRMECAKEDFCPPADQTEKLAAYPIVPLAPEDYPAVAALWESSLDIYSTLLPGAAEFAGYCEKKQVIGMRLPDGTAGAVIMALPKGKTGFMQHLVVSSGFRGLGMGRTLFCGATEYLLTEGGASKVNFWVDEENKHAIAIYQKMGYIYDGIISRQFLLREK